A genomic segment from Lentimicrobium sp. L6 encodes:
- a CDS encoding putative phage abortive infection protein gives MNNRSTSFNKTKDKFTKKLINFFIIFTSVAAILFYLSTGVYFSYTIDTQVWAQFGAFLGAFLLATTLIYQIRSFHRQQVEARFFELIKYYRANVDEMKFRNPFYYEEDGRKADEEYVTGRRVMKTIFEQYKVARKIAKELEFTDNYFFNQDDRYGKFKEIYVDKWKNDSRKVLDKKDWINNLKINEVAYLITFWGIPIDTDKELKNYLECILNETQLKDLTDTVRRIVTVYDFDGVKAKYSGNLKFSDRDISEILNTEGLPELDNAKIKFFGGHQYHLGHFFRHLYQAIKYIDQQPEWLFSFDEKYDYIKTLRAQMSNYEQAVFFINSLTELGRKWEYDNKYERKLISDYNLVKNLPRNFIPDMEPHYYYPEVEFEWKDIYLKK, from the coding sequence ATGAACAATAGAAGTACGAGTTTCAATAAAACAAAGGACAAGTTTACAAAAAAACTGATCAATTTTTTTATCATTTTTACTTCAGTGGCAGCTATTCTATTTTACCTGTCTACTGGTGTGTATTTCTCCTATACAATTGACACCCAGGTTTGGGCGCAATTTGGAGCCTTTTTGGGAGCCTTTTTATTAGCAACAACACTAATCTACCAAATCCGTTCTTTTCACAGGCAACAAGTTGAAGCCAGATTCTTTGAGCTTATCAAGTATTACCGTGCTAATGTGGATGAGATGAAATTTAGAAATCCATTCTATTATGAAGAAGACGGAAGAAAAGCAGATGAAGAATATGTTACTGGAAGACGAGTAATGAAAACAATATTTGAACAATATAAAGTAGCTCGTAAAATTGCCAAAGAACTAGAATTTACTGACAATTACTTTTTCAATCAAGATGATAGGTACGGAAAATTTAAAGAAATCTACGTTGACAAATGGAAAAATGATTCTAGAAAAGTATTAGATAAAAAGGATTGGATAAATAACCTGAAAATAAACGAAGTAGCCTACCTAATCACATTTTGGGGCATACCTATCGACACAGATAAAGAGCTTAAAAACTATTTAGAGTGCATTCTTAATGAAACACAGCTAAAAGATTTAACCGATACTGTAAGGCGAATTGTCACTGTCTATGATTTTGATGGTGTTAAAGCAAAATATTCTGGTAATTTAAAATTTTCTGATAGGGATATTTCTGAAATCCTTAATACAGAAGGTTTACCAGAATTAGATAATGCTAAGATTAAGTTTTTTGGCGGTCACCAATACCACTTAGGTCATTTTTTCAGGCATCTTTATCAAGCAATTAAATATATCGACCAACAACCCGAATGGCTATTCTCTTTTGATGAGAAATACGATTATATTAAAACACTACGTGCTCAAATGTCAAACTATGAGCAAGCGGTATTCTTTATTAATTCATTAACCGAATTGGGAAGAAAATGGGAATATGATAATAAATATGAAAGGAAACTTATTAGTGATTATAACTTAGTAAAGAATCTTCCTAGAAATTTCATTCCAGATATGGAACCACATTATTATTATCCTGAAGTAGAATTTGAGTGGAAAGATATCTATTTAAAGAAATAG
- a CDS encoding DEAD/DEAH box helicase family protein: MNELELQDKYLINFLCERNDGLKYKEVKANTVSQQFFIVEDLKQFISETPLNKENYKKLLRKFNSEKELMTKFMDFLNQRIKESMNMAIFINNNKTVSFEGFKLHLFYPSGSITHEDKLFDLNIFSVVQELPYTFKFQDKQRFSFRPDLSFFLNGIYLGYSELKSNYNNQNARKNGKNKVAKDYLQAVQEYLEIADNNDVSATIRKDFLKIFEKAIHITSTDINDTFVIRNISTLFDEIKQKVTSGSYDFDDYNKKLIKDFKSYPLRNPKAKKTERFEEVFRVLYDKKMIEKEILYYNFIERELIKKENSKNKEYKHNDGRLISPRPKQKYGTDKILSKIDEFLVHESEPDYFITKLRKELKSKGIGEQQAKELIEKRQKYQNNKTVYSLLLQYAAGFGKSNIIGWTALQLKDLRKNKEYIYDKVILVVDRIQLRDQLDSKMFNMNISKSMFIEADDKKSFLKALKSDIRVMVVNVQKFTTIKEVLEPDIIKKLSTLRIAFLIDEIHRSNSGVQHEEMISLFDELQSSFDNNEDYKQEQQKKNLIIGLTATPSDISLARFGEFNKYAEAEKIWAPFDYYTMREAIEDGYILNPLKGIVPVAAKMYFEIPDSDLEGFEGDTGYEDIPDNTETGIDEFGRKYAIRKKKIYLNEDRIKAVSKFIVNRLVSTVYHQIRGTAKAMLAVSSIKAAIKYKKHIERYYKELTQQKKYDRFKEAPVYIVYSDSQDHQASSTLNNGLSEAKVLQNFAIKKNGLIIVIDKLQTGFDEPKLQTLFLDKEIRGINAIQTISRVNRTTKHKNDCKIVDFSYKNINVKNIHQSFEHFSNVVVSDFDPLNDNEKLEALYSELKSHDIFAKNFEPFKKYESGDKNIQIILNIQNNFTEFITNHPKDAKKLKSKINKYFFIFNLIEYIIELDKKFGESIFLQFWRRFNNEYNNVHRQDEIIDDVEIYFDNKIGITAPTEIEENGKKSVVSGMGEGEGKKYKYNILKVIEKRNQEEEEIEELIKDFEAKIERFFSYIKNDDAGQRLIAKIKDNGQTFDAEEIYDDFAKIYRKFIRRNKDLGDFFLKETKDSLNQICDDFERLINKPYEQEEYFSKAADDDWGYKV; this comes from the coding sequence ATGAACGAATTAGAATTACAAGATAAATATTTAATCAACTTCCTCTGTGAGCGCAACGATGGGCTTAAATATAAAGAAGTTAAAGCAAATACCGTTTCTCAGCAGTTCTTCATTGTAGAAGATTTAAAACAATTTATCAGCGAAACGCCTCTCAATAAGGAGAACTATAAAAAACTACTCCGTAAATTTAACTCCGAAAAAGAGTTAATGACAAAGTTCATGGATTTTCTTAATCAACGAATAAAGGAATCTATGAATATGGCCATTTTTATCAATAATAATAAAACGGTAAGCTTCGAAGGTTTTAAACTTCATCTCTTCTACCCAAGCGGAAGCATCACTCATGAAGATAAATTATTCGATTTAAATATTTTTTCCGTTGTTCAAGAGTTGCCTTATACATTTAAATTTCAAGACAAACAACGATTTTCTTTCCGTCCCGATTTATCTTTCTTTCTCAATGGAATCTATTTAGGATATAGCGAACTCAAAAGTAATTATAATAACCAGAATGCTAGAAAAAACGGTAAAAACAAAGTAGCAAAAGACTACCTTCAAGCAGTTCAGGAGTATCTTGAAATAGCAGATAACAACGATGTTTCTGCAACAATACGCAAAGACTTTCTAAAGATTTTTGAAAAAGCTATTCATATTACATCAACCGATATCAACGACACATTCGTCATTCGTAACATATCAACCTTATTCGATGAGATAAAACAAAAAGTCACCTCTGGGAGTTACGATTTCGACGACTATAATAAAAAACTCATAAAAGATTTTAAGTCCTATCCATTAAGAAATCCTAAGGCTAAAAAAACAGAAAGGTTCGAAGAAGTATTCAGGGTACTCTATGATAAAAAAATGATAGAGAAAGAAATACTATATTATAATTTTATTGAGCGCGAATTAATAAAGAAAGAAAACAGTAAAAACAAAGAGTACAAGCATAACGATGGTCGGTTAATTAGCCCTCGTCCTAAACAAAAATACGGAACAGATAAAATACTTAGTAAGATTGATGAGTTTTTAGTTCACGAATCCGAACCCGATTATTTCATTACAAAACTTCGTAAAGAGCTAAAATCAAAAGGCATTGGAGAACAGCAAGCAAAAGAATTAATCGAAAAACGACAAAAATACCAGAACAACAAAACCGTATATTCCCTACTGCTTCAATACGCTGCAGGTTTTGGAAAAAGTAACATTATTGGCTGGACAGCTTTACAGCTTAAAGACCTTCGTAAAAACAAGGAATATATTTACGATAAAGTAATACTAGTTGTAGATAGAATACAATTACGCGACCAATTGGATTCTAAAATGTTCAATATGAACATCAGTAAAAGTATGTTTATTGAAGCTGATGATAAGAAATCCTTTCTTAAAGCCCTCAAAAGCGATATTAGGGTAATGGTGGTCAATGTGCAAAAATTCACCACTATAAAGGAAGTATTAGAGCCAGATATAATTAAAAAGCTCTCTACTCTTCGAATTGCATTTCTTATAGATGAGATTCACCGTAGTAATAGCGGAGTTCAGCACGAAGAAATGATTTCTCTTTTCGATGAACTCCAAAGTAGCTTCGATAATAATGAAGATTATAAACAAGAACAGCAAAAGAAAAATCTAATTATTGGTCTTACCGCAACCCCATCAGATATTTCATTAGCAAGATTTGGTGAGTTTAATAAATATGCAGAAGCTGAAAAAATTTGGGCTCCTTTTGATTATTATACCATGCGCGAAGCCATTGAAGATGGTTATATTTTAAACCCACTAAAAGGTATTGTTCCTGTGGCAGCCAAAATGTACTTTGAAATTCCAGATAGTGATTTAGAAGGTTTCGAAGGAGATACTGGTTATGAAGATATCCCAGACAATACAGAAACGGGTATTGATGAATTTGGAAGGAAATATGCCATTCGTAAGAAAAAGATATATTTAAATGAAGATAGAATTAAAGCAGTCTCCAAATTTATAGTAAACAGATTAGTCTCAACAGTCTATCATCAAATACGTGGTACAGCAAAAGCAATGTTGGCTGTTTCATCAATTAAAGCAGCAATTAAGTATAAGAAACATATTGAAAGATATTATAAGGAACTTACACAACAGAAGAAATACGACCGTTTTAAGGAAGCTCCTGTTTATATTGTCTATAGTGATAGCCAGGACCACCAAGCCTCATCAACGCTGAACAATGGTTTATCTGAAGCTAAAGTTTTACAAAACTTTGCCATTAAAAAGAATGGCTTAATCATTGTTATTGACAAGCTTCAAACCGGATTTGATGAACCCAAACTGCAAACACTATTCCTTGATAAAGAAATAAGGGGTATCAATGCCATTCAAACTATTTCAAGGGTTAACAGAACAACAAAACATAAAAATGATTGTAAAATAGTCGACTTCTCCTATAAAAATATCAATGTGAAAAATATCCATCAATCATTCGAACACTTTAGTAATGTTGTTGTCTCCGATTTCGACCCTTTAAATGACAATGAGAAACTTGAAGCATTATATAGCGAGCTTAAATCCCATGATATTTTCGCCAAAAACTTTGAACCATTTAAGAAATACGAATCAGGTGATAAAAACATTCAAATTATTCTAAATATTCAAAATAACTTTACTGAATTCATTACTAATCATCCAAAAGATGCAAAAAAATTAAAATCCAAAATAAATAAATATTTCTTCATTTTTAATTTAATAGAATACATCATTGAGCTGGATAAAAAATTTGGGGAGTCTATATTTTTACAATTCTGGAGAAGGTTTAATAATGAATATAATAATGTACACCGTCAAGATGAAATCATCGATGATGTGGAAATCTACTTCGATAATAAAATAGGTATAACAGCACCCACAGAAATTGAAGAAAATGGTAAGAAAAGTGTTGTGAGCGGAATGGGTGAAGGAGAAGGAAAGAAATACAAATACAACATTTTAAAAGTTATCGAAAAAAGAAATCAGGAAGAAGAAGAAATCGAAGAGCTAATCAAGGACTTTGAAGCCAAAATAGAAAGGTTTTTCAGCTATATAAAAAATGATGATGCAGGGCAAAGATTAATCGCAAAAATAAAAGACAACGGCCAAACTTTCGATGCAGAAGAAATATACGATGACTTCGCCAAAATATACCGCAAATTCATCCGTCGCAACAAAGATTTAGGCGACTTTTTCCTAAAAGAAACCAAAGACAGCCTCAACCAAATATGCGATGACTTTGAAAGATTGATAAATAAGCCATATGAGCAGGAAGAATATTTTAGTAAAGCTGCTGATGATGATTGGGGTTATAAAGTGTAA
- a CDS encoding Abi family protein: MAKEPKTIQEQIELLSQRGMLFHDINQAPHYLANISYYRLKGYWWEMQQDFEKHTFKPDTYFENIIDNYNFDRNFRILVFNAIERIEVSLRTKLIYHMSLDYGAHWFVNQSLFTDPFNHSIFLSKLNREMLSSSEEFMKKHYGNHKNEVPESWKALEIVTLGTLSKLYKNINTQLPAKSRITNELGINSAKDLASWLSAITLIRNIIAHHSRLWNRAIITKYKWPKSTRFPLLDYTPDDQRRKKIFPILCAMIYLNDRISPGHHLKKELQELFHDFPSIPKYKLGFPPDWQEQPLFKNFY; the protein is encoded by the coding sequence ATGGCAAAAGAACCCAAAACTATACAAGAACAAATTGAATTGCTTAGCCAAAGGGGAATGCTTTTTCATGATATAAATCAAGCTCCTCATTATTTAGCTAATATTAGTTATTATCGCTTAAAAGGCTATTGGTGGGAAATGCAGCAAGATTTTGAAAAACATACTTTTAAGCCTGATACCTATTTCGAAAATATAATTGATAACTATAATTTTGATAGAAATTTTAGAATATTAGTGTTTAATGCCATCGAGAGAATTGAAGTTTCATTACGTACCAAACTTATCTATCACATGTCATTAGATTATGGAGCTCATTGGTTTGTGAATCAGTCCCTATTTACCGACCCATTTAATCATTCTATCTTCTTATCAAAATTGAATAGGGAAATGCTAAGTAGTAGTGAAGAGTTTATGAAGAAACACTATGGAAATCACAAAAACGAAGTCCCAGAATCTTGGAAAGCTCTTGAAATTGTAACCTTAGGCACCTTATCAAAATTATATAAGAATATCAATACTCAATTACCTGCGAAATCAAGAATCACCAATGAGCTTGGTATCAATAGTGCAAAGGACTTGGCAAGTTGGTTAAGTGCGATTACATTAATAAGAAATATAATTGCCCATCACAGTAGGCTGTGGAACAGAGCAATCATCACAAAATATAAATGGCCCAAATCTACTCGCTTTCCTTTATTAGATTATACACCAGATGACCAAAGAAGAAAAAAAATATTTCCAATTCTTTGTGCAATGATTTATCTAAACGATAGAATAAGTCCTGGTCATCACCTAAAGAAAGAGTTACAAGAATTATTTCACGATTTTCCAAGTATACCAAAATATAAACTCGGTTTTCCACCTGATTGGCAAGAACAACCCCTATTTAAAAACTTCTACTAA